One Cohnella candidum genomic region harbors:
- the aroB gene encoding 3-dehydroquinate synthase produces MAGATRELTVDLGERSYPILIGTGLLASAGSLFAERGFPVKAPILLVTDASVEERYAPTVERSLREAGYTVSRAVVASGESSKSLAVFDDLITAALEAGLDRKSTVIALGGGVVGDLAGFVAASYMRGVRFVQMPTTILAHDSSVGGKVAVNHRLAKNIIGAFYQPEFVLYDMDTLQSLPIREVRAGLSEVIKHGLIWNESFVQWCDDNAAKMLALDPDTLGYALYEGCKVKAAVVSKDERENDLRAILNLGHTIGHALEAVAGYGQLLHGEAIAIGMVGSARLAARFGYDPKISAETERIFRKFGLPVRIPSGIDPDAVMKAMQHDKKFTEGNMVFVVPTSLGSVEIRSDVPAAWVREIVEQLREENGEA; encoded by the coding sequence ATGGCAGGCGCGACGAGGGAATTGACCGTCGATCTCGGCGAACGTTCCTACCCGATCCTGATCGGAACGGGTTTGCTCGCCTCCGCCGGAAGTTTGTTCGCCGAACGGGGCTTTCCCGTCAAAGCGCCGATTCTTCTCGTAACGGATGCGTCGGTTGAGGAACGGTACGCGCCGACGGTCGAGCGGTCGCTTCGCGAAGCCGGTTATACCGTGAGCCGCGCCGTCGTCGCGTCCGGGGAGTCGTCGAAGTCGCTCGCGGTATTCGACGACTTGATCACGGCCGCGCTGGAAGCGGGCCTTGACCGGAAGTCGACGGTGATCGCTCTCGGAGGCGGAGTCGTTGGGGATTTGGCCGGCTTCGTCGCGGCCAGTTACATGCGCGGCGTCCGGTTCGTCCAAATGCCGACGACGATTTTGGCCCACGACAGCAGCGTAGGCGGCAAGGTGGCGGTTAACCATCGCTTGGCCAAAAACATCATCGGAGCCTTTTACCAGCCGGAATTCGTCCTCTATGATATGGATACGCTTCAGTCCTTGCCCATTCGCGAGGTGAGGGCGGGCCTTTCCGAAGTGATCAAGCACGGTTTGATCTGGAACGAGAGCTTCGTGCAATGGTGCGACGACAACGCGGCGAAAATGTTGGCCCTCGATCCGGATACGCTCGGCTACGCTTTGTACGAGGGCTGCAAGGTCAAAGCGGCCGTCGTATCCAAGGATGAGCGGGAGAACGACCTTCGCGCGATCTTGAATCTCGGCCATACGATTGGCCACGCCCTGGAGGCGGTTGCCGGTTACGGCCAGCTTCTGCACGGGGAAGCGATCGCGATCGGCATGGTCGGTTCCGCCCGTCTCGCGGCGCGGTTCGGCTATGATCCAAAGATCTCGGCAGAGACGGAGCGGATTTTCCGCAAATTCGGTCTGCCCGTTCGGATTCCGTCCGGCATCGACCCGGACGCCGTAATGAAAGCGATGCAGCATGACAAGAAATTCACGGAAGGCAACATGGTGTTCGTCGTTCCGACGTCGCTGGGCAGCGTGGAAATCCGCAGCGATGTGCCGGCGGCGTGGGTGAGGGAGATCGTGGAGCAATTGCGGGAGGAGAACGGGGAAGCATGA
- the aroC gene encoding chorismate synthase translates to MSLRYLTAGETHGPQLTAIIEGLPSNLELDFEALNFQLQRRQKGHGRGRRMQIETDTAQIVGGVRHGRTTGAPVALVVENKDWKHWTTVMNVEPIEGNDEAKRRVHRPRPGHADLNGGLKYNLKDLRNVLERSSARETAARVAVGAIARQFLEKFGIKVAGHVVSIRDIVAETPNLPIDELIRVTEESPVRVADKAAEQRMIDLIDQTKADGDTIGGTVECIVEGVPVGLGSHVQWDRKLDGRIAQAVMSINAFKGVEIGIGFEAGRRPGSLVHDPILYSEEKGYHRASNNAGGFEGGMTNGEPIVVRGVMKPIPTLYKPLASVDIDTKEPFTAQVERSDACAVPAASVVLEHVVAWEVAKAFLEKFGGDSMEEIQANLENYKQQMAEY, encoded by the coding sequence TTGAGTTTACGCTATTTGACAGCAGGGGAGACGCACGGTCCGCAGCTGACGGCCATTATCGAAGGCCTGCCCAGCAACCTGGAGCTGGATTTCGAGGCTTTGAATTTCCAGCTGCAGCGCCGGCAGAAGGGGCACGGCCGCGGACGTCGGATGCAAATCGAGACCGACACCGCCCAAATCGTCGGCGGCGTCCGCCACGGACGCACGACGGGAGCTCCGGTCGCGCTCGTCGTGGAGAACAAGGATTGGAAGCATTGGACCACGGTCATGAACGTAGAGCCGATCGAGGGGAACGACGAAGCCAAGCGGCGCGTTCATCGTCCCCGTCCGGGCCATGCGGACTTGAACGGCGGATTGAAATACAACCTGAAGGACCTGCGCAACGTGCTGGAACGCTCCAGTGCGCGCGAGACGGCGGCTCGCGTGGCCGTCGGCGCGATCGCGCGCCAATTTCTCGAGAAGTTCGGCATCAAGGTGGCGGGTCATGTCGTGTCGATTCGCGACATCGTCGCCGAAACGCCGAATCTGCCGATCGACGAGCTGATCCGGGTCACCGAGGAATCCCCGGTGCGCGTGGCGGATAAAGCGGCCGAGCAGCGCATGATCGACTTGATCGACCAAACGAAAGCGGATGGAGACACGATCGGAGGCACCGTGGAGTGCATCGTCGAAGGCGTTCCGGTCGGCTTGGGCAGCCACGTGCAGTGGGACCGCAAGCTGGATGGAAGGATCGCGCAGGCGGTCATGTCGATCAACGCGTTCAAAGGCGTGGAAATCGGCATCGGCTTTGAAGCCGGGCGCCGTCCGGGCTCTCTCGTGCACGACCCGATCCTGTACAGCGAAGAGAAGGGCTATCATCGGGCTTCCAATAATGCTGGCGGCTTCGAAGGCGGCATGACGAACGGGGAGCCGATCGTCGTGCGCGGCGTCATGAAGCCGATCCCGACGCTCTATAAACCTCTCGCCAGCGTCGACATCGATACGAAAGAGCCGTTCACCGCACAAGTCGAACGTTCCGACGCTTGCGCGGTTCCGGCGGCCAGCGTCGTGCTGGAGCACGTCGTGGCATGGGAAGTCGCCAAGGCTTTCCTCGAAAAATTCGGCGGCGATTCGATGGAAGAAATCCAGGCGAACCTGGAGAACTACAAGCAGCAGATGGCGGAATACTGA
- a CDS encoding CheR family methyltransferase, with protein MGDPGASNARGFSEDEDFARFIANIKKSTSIDLSQYKENQMRRRLTTLRMKHGYETFAEYYAALMMHSKLLDEFLDRMTINVSEFWRNPNRWQLLKQRFLEPLAQNQQRLQVWSAACSTGEEPYTLAMLVDSLGALERTSIMATDIDELVLAKAKEGLYLERSMRDVPPEYRQRYFEQTGVHFRVADKLKKAVKFQKQNLLLDPFPDRYDLIVCRNVMIYFTEEAKAGLYRKFAGALKPNGILFVGSTEQIFNPGQYGLEAADTFFYRRSAGGV; from the coding sequence ATGGGAGACCCGGGAGCATCGAATGCCAGAGGATTTTCCGAAGATGAAGATTTCGCGAGGTTTATCGCGAACATCAAGAAATCCACTTCCATCGACTTATCGCAATATAAAGAAAACCAGATGCGCAGAAGGCTGACGACGCTTCGCATGAAGCACGGCTACGAAACGTTCGCCGAGTATTACGCGGCGTTGATGATGCATTCGAAGCTGCTGGACGAATTTCTGGACCGCATGACCATCAACGTCTCCGAGTTTTGGCGGAATCCGAATCGCTGGCAACTGCTTAAGCAGCGGTTCTTGGAGCCTCTGGCGCAGAACCAACAGCGTCTTCAGGTGTGGAGCGCGGCTTGTTCGACAGGCGAAGAACCGTACACGCTCGCCATGCTGGTCGATTCGCTGGGCGCGCTCGAGCGCACCTCCATTATGGCGACGGACATCGATGAGCTCGTTCTCGCGAAAGCGAAAGAAGGTTTGTATTTGGAGCGTTCCATGCGGGACGTGCCTCCGGAATACCGGCAACGCTACTTCGAACAGACGGGCGTCCATTTCCGCGTCGCGGATAAGCTCAAGAAAGCGGTGAAATTCCAGAAGCAGAACTTGCTGCTGGATCCTTTCCCGGACCGCTATGATCTGATCGTGTGCCGGAACGTCATGATTTACTTCACCGAAGAAGCCAAAGCCGGGCTGTACCGCAAGTTCGCCGGGGCCCTGAAACCGAACGGGATCCTCTTCGTCGGCAGCACGGAGCAGATTTTCAACCCCGGCCAATACGGGTTGGAGGCGGCGGACACGTTTTTTTACCGGCGTTCGGCAGGCGGCGTATGA
- the ndk gene encoding nucleoside-diphosphate kinase, translating to MERTYLMIKPDGVQRGLIGEIVGRFERKGLKLIGAKLMQVSVETAERHYAEHVGKDFYPPLLEFITSSPVFAMVWEGDNAVAQARVLIGKTNSLEADPGTIRSDFALHTRFNLIHGSDSVENAEREISIFFQENELVSYDKAIQAWI from the coding sequence ATGGAACGGACCTATTTGATGATCAAACCCGACGGAGTGCAGCGCGGCTTGATCGGCGAAATCGTCGGCCGCTTCGAACGCAAAGGCCTTAAGCTGATCGGCGCCAAGCTGATGCAGGTTTCCGTCGAAACGGCGGAACGCCATTACGCGGAACATGTCGGCAAGGATTTCTACCCGCCGCTGCTCGAATTCATCACTTCTTCCCCGGTATTCGCCATGGTTTGGGAAGGCGACAACGCGGTCGCCCAAGCCCGCGTTCTGATCGGCAAGACCAACTCTCTGGAAGCCGATCCGGGCACGATTCGCAGCGACTTCGCCCTACATACGAGATTCAATCTGATCCACGGCTCGGACTCAGTCGAGAACGCCGAGCGCGAAATATCCATTTTCTTTCAAGAAAATGAGCTGGTTTCATACGATAAAGCGATCCAAGCCTGGATCTGA
- a CDS encoding polyprenyl synthetase family protein, with translation MKMIQLYASLKSDLQAIEETMTREVTTDLPLLSETSLHLLKAGGKRIRPVLVLLSGKFGTYSLETLQKVAVSLELIHMATLVHDDVIDDAETRRGQLTVKSKWDNRIAMYTGDFIYAKALTVITQLENPRIHQILSGAMVQMCIGEMEQIRDFFNVNQNVRRYLLRIRRKTALLIAISCQLGALATNAPPAVCAALYRFGYNVGMAYQITDDLLDLCGTEKVIGKPPGNDLRQGNITLPVLYALEDEPIRGALLDEIAAIQNSEGAADSSAAVRLVRSSKGIAAAERLADRYFAKALQALGGLPEIPAKKNLSEITRFLAQRSY, from the coding sequence ATGAAAATGATCCAGCTGTACGCCTCGCTCAAATCCGACCTGCAGGCGATCGAAGAGACGATGACCCGCGAAGTGACGACGGATTTGCCGCTGCTCAGCGAAACATCGCTCCACTTGCTGAAAGCGGGAGGCAAACGGATTCGTCCCGTCTTGGTGCTGTTGTCGGGCAAATTCGGAACGTATTCGCTCGAGACGCTTCAGAAGGTGGCCGTTTCGCTGGAACTCATCCACATGGCGACGCTCGTTCACGACGACGTCATCGACGACGCGGAAACCCGGAGGGGCCAGCTCACCGTCAAATCCAAATGGGACAACCGGATCGCGATGTACACCGGGGATTTCATCTATGCCAAGGCGCTGACCGTCATCACCCAGCTCGAAAACCCCCGGATTCACCAGATCCTGTCCGGCGCCATGGTGCAAATGTGCATCGGCGAAATGGAGCAAATCCGCGATTTCTTCAACGTGAACCAGAACGTGCGGCGTTACCTGCTCCGCATTCGCCGCAAGACGGCGCTGCTCATCGCCATCAGCTGCCAACTAGGCGCCCTGGCGACGAACGCGCCGCCCGCTGTCTGCGCCGCGCTGTATCGGTTCGGCTATAACGTCGGAATGGCCTACCAGATCACGGATGACCTGCTGGACCTTTGCGGGACGGAGAAAGTGATCGGCAAACCCCCGGGCAACGACTTGAGACAAGGCAACATTACCCTTCCGGTGCTCTATGCGCTGGAAGACGAGCCGATCCGCGGCGCGCTGCTCGACGAGATCGCCGCGATCCAGAACAGCGAGGGCGCCGCAGATTCATCGGCCGCCGTCCGGCTTGTCCGCTCGAGCAAGGGAATCGCGGCCGCGGAACGGCTGGCGGACCGGTACTTTGCCAAAGCGCTTCAGGCGCTCGGCGGGCTTCCCGAAATTCCGGCCAAGAAGAATCTGTCGGAAATTACGCGATTCTTGGCGCAGCGCAGTTATTAA
- a CDS encoding menaquinone biosynthetic enzyme MqnA/MqnD family protein, translated as MNDGLARPLRIGRIDYTNVWPVFHHFHPNELRHPAEQVSEMPAVLNRKLREGEIDAAAISSFAYGISSDKYYLLPNLSVSALNRVQSILLFLKSPLEKVIHGKIALTTTSATSVNLLKIIMKKFYGGDPVYEDAEPSLERMLQNADAALLIGDHAIRASWQTHGYRVLDLGEVWNLWTGHWMTFALWAVRREAADKHPEAVRSIYEGLLESKSRGKRDLEPLVSKALRQIGGTPAYWRGYFSNLHHDFGPEQQAGLMLYFRYAKELGLMQNEVDLTEWPAVASGNLSPCR; from the coding sequence ATGAACGACGGCCTGGCACGGCCGCTCCGAATCGGGCGGATCGATTATACGAACGTATGGCCCGTATTTCACCATTTTCATCCGAACGAACTCCGGCATCCCGCCGAGCAGGTTTCGGAGATGCCCGCGGTGCTTAACCGCAAGCTGAGGGAAGGGGAGATCGACGCGGCGGCGATTTCGTCGTTCGCGTACGGCATTTCCTCGGACAAGTACTACTTGCTCCCGAACTTGTCGGTCAGCGCGCTGAACCGCGTCCAATCGATTTTGCTGTTCCTCAAATCTCCGCTGGAGAAGGTTATCCACGGCAAAATCGCTTTGACGACGACGTCGGCCACCTCCGTGAACCTGCTCAAAATCATCATGAAAAAGTTTTACGGCGGAGACCCGGTCTACGAGGATGCCGAGCCGTCCTTGGAACGGATGCTGCAGAACGCGGACGCGGCGCTGTTGATCGGCGACCACGCCATCCGAGCTTCGTGGCAGACCCACGGGTATCGGGTGCTCGATCTTGGTGAAGTATGGAATCTATGGACCGGCCATTGGATGACCTTCGCGCTCTGGGCTGTCCGGCGGGAAGCCGCGGACAAGCATCCGGAAGCCGTCCGCAGCATATATGAAGGATTGCTGGAGAGCAAAAGCCGGGGAAAGCGGGACCTCGAACCTCTCGTCTCCAAAGCACTGCGTCAGATCGGAGGGACTCCGGCCTACTGGCGCGGCTATTTTTCGAATTTGCACCATGATTTCGGACCGGAGCAGCAAGCCGGCCTGATGCTCTATTTCCGGTACGCCAAGGAATTGGGCTTGATGCAGAACGAGGTCGACCTGACCGAATGGCCGGCCGTCGCGTCCGGCAATTTATCCCCTTGCAGGTGA
- a CDS encoding UbiA-like polyprenyltransferase has product MIRKIKVFLDMIKFEHTIFALPFAFVGAILGAVAVERRLPEWSEIGWILLAMVGARSAAMGLNRLIDKAIDAKNPRTAIRALPAGLLKSGEVLLFIIVSFILLFWAASQLNSLSVKLLPIAVFMTVFYSYTKRFTWLCHVVLGLTIGLAPLGGWVAVTGEVTVPALILYVTVALWTAGFDVIYACQDVDFDRKEGLHSIPARFGIARGLGIARLFHALTAVGFALLLVLTDLSWWYFAGIVVAGALLLYEHRLVKPNDLSKLNAAFFTMNGVLSAVVFVFTFIDLVVVRTW; this is encoded by the coding sequence ATGATCCGCAAAATTAAAGTCTTCTTGGACATGATCAAATTCGAGCATACGATTTTCGCGCTGCCTTTCGCTTTCGTCGGCGCCATACTCGGCGCGGTAGCGGTGGAACGGCGCCTGCCGGAATGGAGCGAGATCGGCTGGATCCTGCTCGCGATGGTCGGCGCGCGAAGCGCCGCGATGGGGCTTAACCGCCTGATCGATAAGGCCATTGACGCCAAAAACCCGCGAACGGCCATCCGCGCGCTGCCGGCGGGACTGCTGAAGTCGGGGGAAGTTCTTCTCTTCATCATCGTATCTTTTATCTTGCTCTTCTGGGCGGCATCGCAGCTGAATTCCCTCTCGGTCAAGCTGCTTCCGATCGCGGTCTTCATGACGGTCTTCTATTCTTATACCAAAAGATTCACCTGGTTATGCCACGTCGTGCTCGGTTTGACGATCGGTCTCGCCCCGCTGGGAGGCTGGGTGGCCGTGACCGGCGAAGTGACCGTTCCGGCCCTCATCCTGTACGTCACGGTCGCGCTTTGGACGGCGGGCTTCGACGTCATCTACGCCTGCCAGGACGTGGACTTCGACCGCAAGGAAGGTCTGCATTCCATTCCGGCCCGGTTCGGCATCGCGCGGGGGCTCGGCATCGCCCGGTTGTTCCATGCCCTGACGGCGGTCGGCTTCGCGCTGCTGCTCGTGCTGACGGATTTGAGCTGGTGGTATTTCGCCGGCATCGTCGTGGCGGGCGCGCTGCTTCTCTATGAGCACAGACTCGTCAAGCCGAACGACCTCAGCAAGCTGAACGCGGCATTCTTCACGATGAACGGCGTGCTGAGCGCGGTCGTATTCGTGTTTACGTTCATCGACCTCGTGGTGGTGAGAACTTGGTGA
- a CDS encoding demethylmenaquinone methyltransferase, with product MGTEAESKQHVHAVFESIAPKYDMMNDILSFRRHKAWRKFTMRKMDVKPGQTSLDLCCGTADWTIALAEASGADTVGLDFSRNMLDVGQAKVDKLGLSGRIKLVEGNAMSLPFPDNSFDFVTIGFGLRNVPDLDQVLREMKRVAKPGGKVVCLELSKPDWQPFKGLYYFYFEKLLPLLGKWLVKKYDQYRWLPESLAIFPDLQQLAERFRGAGLRNVRAYPLTGGIAALHIGTKGNDGA from the coding sequence ATGGGGACGGAAGCCGAATCGAAACAGCACGTGCATGCCGTTTTCGAAAGCATCGCGCCGAAATACGACATGATGAACGATATTCTCAGCTTTAGGCGGCATAAAGCCTGGAGGAAGTTCACGATGCGCAAGATGGACGTGAAACCCGGGCAAACGTCGCTCGATCTCTGCTGCGGGACCGCGGATTGGACGATCGCGCTGGCCGAGGCGAGCGGCGCGGATACGGTCGGTCTCGATTTCAGCCGAAACATGCTGGACGTCGGACAAGCCAAAGTCGACAAGCTCGGCCTCTCGGGCCGGATCAAGCTGGTCGAAGGCAACGCGATGTCGCTGCCGTTTCCGGATAACTCCTTCGATTTCGTGACGATCGGCTTCGGCTTGCGCAACGTGCCCGATCTCGATCAGGTGCTCCGGGAAATGAAACGCGTGGCCAAGCCGGGCGGCAAAGTCGTCTGCCTGGAGCTTTCCAAGCCCGACTGGCAGCCCTTCAAGGGCCTTTATTATTTCTATTTCGAGAAACTCCTGCCTTTGCTCGGCAAATGGCTGGTCAAAAAATACGATCAATACCGGTGGCTGCCGGAATCCCTGGCGATTTTTCCGGACCTTCAACAGCTTGCGGAGCGCTTCCGCGGCGCGGGTCTCCGCAACGTGAGGGCGTACCCGCTCACCGGGGGCATCGCGGCTCTGCACATCGGGACGAAGGGAAATGACGGGGCATGA
- a CDS encoding heptaprenyl diphosphate synthase component 1, which yields MTRYRVEQLAHKYTDHDMISLHTELPGFPSGRIRLLHAVLSQQPAVSSNKELLALVTSLVQMGLDTHDMVENGTIEGKDGMPAMRSRQLKVLAGDYFSSRFYHLLSQAGQIEAVRLLSEAICELNRIKMSAYSKMKQLKLNAEEYVHYGAEIKSGLFLSFTGFMHGLYERLWPELVERFSRCEVLLQELKDAEKEARLNGGWGFWHVMQEGTEEDRRALAEHREDHGLIRQLMEKYGVAEKLGGLLRQSALQLRELVGRFPSDKLVRDLQPLIEPFLAAGGPQPATAWKELG from the coding sequence ATGACACGGTACCGGGTTGAACAATTGGCCCATAAATATACGGATCACGACATGATCTCGCTCCATACGGAGCTGCCGGGCTTTCCGTCCGGCAGGATCCGCCTTCTCCATGCGGTGTTGAGCCAGCAGCCCGCGGTTTCCTCGAACAAGGAGCTGCTTGCGCTCGTCACTTCTCTCGTCCAGATGGGGCTGGATACGCACGACATGGTCGAAAACGGCACGATCGAGGGCAAGGACGGCATGCCGGCCATGCGCTCCCGGCAGTTGAAGGTGCTGGCGGGCGACTATTTCAGCAGCCGATTCTATCACCTGCTCTCGCAAGCGGGACAGATCGAGGCGGTGCGGCTTTTAAGCGAAGCCATCTGCGAATTGAACCGGATCAAGATGAGCGCGTATTCGAAAATGAAGCAGCTCAAGCTGAACGCGGAAGAGTATGTCCATTACGGGGCGGAGATTAAATCCGGCCTGTTCCTGTCGTTCACGGGGTTCATGCACGGGCTTTACGAACGTTTATGGCCCGAGTTGGTAGAACGTTTCTCCCGTTGCGAGGTTCTTCTTCAGGAGCTGAAGGACGCGGAGAAAGAAGCGCGGCTGAACGGCGGCTGGGGCTTCTGGCACGTGATGCAGGAAGGCACGGAGGAGGATCGCCGCGCTTTGGCGGAGCATCGGGAGGATCATGGCCTGATCCGCCAGCTCATGGAGAAATACGGCGTGGCCGAGAAGCTGGGCGGCTTGCTGCGACAATCCGCGCTGCAGCTCCGCGAGCTGGTCGGAAGGTTCCCTTCGGACAAGCTGGTTCGCGATTTGCAGCCGCTGATCGAGCCGTTTCTGGCGGCGGGCGGACCGCAGCCGGCGACAGCATGGAAGGAATTGGGGTGA
- the mtrB gene encoding trp RNA-binding attenuation protein MtrB: MESNQTEYVVVKAKEGGVQVIGLTRGLDTKFHHTEKLDRGEVLIAQFTEHTSAIKIRGKATVMTKFGTIDTDT, from the coding sequence ATGGAATCGAATCAAACGGAATATGTCGTGGTCAAAGCCAAAGAGGGCGGCGTCCAAGTCATCGGCCTTACTCGCGGGTTGGATACGAAATTCCACCACACCGAGAAGCTCGACCGCGGGGAAGTGCTGATCGCGCAGTTTACCGAGCACACCTCTGCCATTAAAATCCGCGGCAAGGCGACCGTGATGACGAAGTTCGGGACGATCGACACGGATACATAG
- a CDS encoding HU family DNA-binding protein: MLCHVPFWEVKAMNKTELIAKVAELTDLSKKDATQAVDAVFDVISEALQSGDKVQLVGFGNFEVRERSARKGRNPQTGDEIEIPAGKIPAFKPGKALKEGIK, encoded by the coding sequence ATACTATGCCACGTTCCGTTCTGGGAGGTGAAGGCCATGAACAAAACCGAACTGATCGCCAAGGTCGCCGAGTTGACCGATCTGTCCAAGAAGGACGCCACGCAAGCGGTTGACGCCGTATTCGACGTCATTTCCGAAGCGCTGCAAAGCGGCGACAAAGTCCAGCTGGTAGGCTTCGGAAACTTCGAAGTACGCGAGCGCTCCGCACGCAAAGGACGCAACCCGCAAACCGGCGATGAAATCGAGATTCCGGCCGGGAAGATTCCCGCGTTCAAACCGGGTAAAGCGTTGAAAGAAGGCATTAAGTAA
- a CDS encoding ABC transporter permease: MKNRLLHFTFQFGALFFIALVILFFALAKDAFFTFDNLMDILKAISIVAFVAIGVTISLMVDGFDLSVGATVSLSTVVTATLMVWYQMPLIVVLVVPLLVGVVIGLINAFLIVKIRIPDLLATLAVMYIVNGVHKTYTKGYSIYSNMPMQDGSTAPGVMLKPFLWIGQGKLLGVPFPVILMVIAVICAHLFFKYTRWGRQAIMTGGNEEAARLSGLRVKKVRTLAYVASAVFASIGGVLYTARIGSGQIDAGAPMLMESVAAVFVGYSVFAAGRPNIIGTFFGAVLMGVMVNGLTMMNVQYYTNDIIKGIVLVLALAVTFIHLTRKKT; encoded by the coding sequence GTGAAAAATCGCCTGCTTCATTTTACGTTCCAATTCGGCGCCTTGTTTTTCATCGCGCTCGTCATTTTGTTCTTCGCGCTGGCGAAGGACGCTTTCTTCACGTTCGACAACCTGATGGACATCCTGAAGGCGATCTCCATCGTCGCTTTCGTCGCGATCGGCGTGACGATTTCCCTCATGGTCGACGGCTTCGACCTGTCCGTCGGGGCGACGGTTTCCTTGTCCACGGTCGTTACCGCGACATTGATGGTGTGGTACCAGATGCCGCTCATCGTCGTCCTGGTCGTGCCGCTGCTCGTCGGGGTGGTCATCGGTCTCATCAATGCATTCCTGATCGTCAAGATCCGGATTCCCGACTTGCTTGCGACGCTGGCGGTCATGTACATCGTGAACGGCGTCCATAAGACGTATACCAAAGGCTATTCCATTTACAGCAACATGCCGATGCAGGACGGTTCGACGGCTCCGGGCGTCATGCTGAAGCCTTTCCTCTGGATCGGTCAAGGCAAGCTGCTGGGCGTTCCGTTTCCCGTCATTCTGATGGTCATCGCCGTCATTTGCGCCCACCTGTTCTTCAAGTACACGCGCTGGGGGCGGCAAGCGATCATGACGGGCGGCAACGAGGAAGCCGCACGGCTCTCGGGCTTGCGCGTCAAGAAAGTCAGAACGCTCGCTTACGTGGCTTCGGCCGTCTTCGCTTCGATCGGCGGCGTGTTGTATACGGCCCGTATCGGTTCCGGACAGATCGACGCCGGCGCGCCCATGCTGATGGAATCCGTCGCCGCCGTTTTCGTGGGCTATTCCGTCTTCGCGGCCGGCAGACCGAACATTATCGGCACGTTTTTCGGAGCGGTCCTGATGGGCGTCATGGTCAACGGACTGACGATGATGAACGTCCAATATTACACGAACGACATCATCAAAGGCATCGTTCTCGTCCTCGCGCTCGCGGTCACGTTCATCCACTTGACCCGCAAAAAGACGTGA